A DNA window from Paraburkholderia sp. IMGN_8 contains the following coding sequences:
- a CDS encoding SDR family NAD(P)-dependent oxidoreductase, with the protein MTKQIAIVGMACRFPGHVESPDDFWALLRDEKDAVTQVPAERFGTEFYQHPLKREAGKSYTFSAGVLDDVAGFDAAFFGISPREAQQMDPQQRLLLELAWETFEDAGVRPRDMEGSNCAVYVGVASPDYGNRFVDDLNAVDPYSATGNTLSIASNRLSYLFDLRGPSVSVDTACSSSLVALHQACQALQSGDAEMALAGGVNLLLHPFGFVTFSKASMLSPRGRCRAFDATGDGYVRSEGGALVMLKTLERALAEGDTIHAVIAGSGVNSDGYSQGGISVPGAATQAALLRTVYKRAGVDPRSLAYVEAHGTGTAVGDPIEARALMEAASAGRPVDRPLLIGSVKTNVGHLETASGMAGLMKAILCLKHRAVPKTLHFETPNPAIDFVGGRLRVVDRLTPLDSGAEPLVIGVNSFGFGGTNAHVVLREAPAPVVTTQVENGVALPPLVLSTRTAAALPALAARYLSMLDNGTPWSTLASNAAHRRQWLKYRAIVAPSTETEARATLAALAAPTPDQTEPALVQGDTPGDDTRLALVFSGNGSQWAGMGKQLFAQEPVFRAALDELDALWRADGSPSLVEVLRDGVSAEWLEATEHAQPLLFALQVGVVRVIEARGVGYDVCLGHSVGEVAAAWAAGALTLKQAVHVIKIRSRAQASTRGMGRMAAAGLGEAAMRALMAQVGVDGAVEIAGVNSPQAVTLAGPLAALQVLEAAVKESGRFFQMLELDYAFHSRQMDPIEPTVLHGLADLVPNAGACSFVSTVTGAELAGTALDAHYWWRNIREPVRFGDAIAQVAQSGVRLFLEVGPHSILRSYVTQTLDEAHVSGRSLATLKRNHDSAQMLHHAIYAALANGARVDAERFAPAGARVALPSYPWQHEHYWLGPTPEAYNLVNRRREHPLLGYRLREHALAWENQLDPAGLPMLADHVVDDGVAFPGAGYVEMALAAAREHFGTDSCAVENLEIRLPVVFQPQHSKLFRFTVDVRTSSFTIETRDRMSDEAWSLNVTGRLLASGCALAAQAGSSTVPAATLAGLLAQPAMPGDTLYANTTAIGLSYGPAFQWVRSVHVAAAADIALAEVEVPSVLAQSDAALNAYALHPALMDSGFHPLFALLAAPGQAEDPAEIEHAAYVPVQLGRIDYLRGDAIRYVVARIERRSPHSVVASFEFADAHGAIVARLGACRFRRVDLMGRRQHAPARYAYIVEAKPLAGELDARTLPEPAVLLEDAVSTLMTQEDLPRRQSHLTEMLPLLDVLASAYALNALDALNVFAQPSLPDCAHPALLARLAQIAVEDGLARRDDTRLVRDAAACENLPGIDDLWRDLLSQSPAHVAELTLLAHCGAALPAVLRGEVSGARILPPSRSSLVEHFFEASPTWAHVNALTGACLHRVIEGWSEPRRLRVLELDSPLSDVLQPLAIHVPVSRCDYTIAGTHEQLSGFDASEHPAIRTANIEFGDTPRLSGIEAGERYDVVVASHVLAAQSDPRALLAALRDWLAPGALVVIAEPRNSRFADIVFDLDADAVHANARCAAWLSPTALTKHLEEAGFENVTRHTEQGLDLEGAPTLIVAREPYVLATTMNEAEAQTPLMHWSLLYAAQSDATADDTLVAALQAAGHTTSSSTLQALRHDMSKLAAPAGRLHHVVFIAPDQALPANANGADVMSAQQQTTLALAQLVRDLAAVAGVMQPQLWIVTRGGAPFVTPFADAAALRPEQAAMWGLGRVLANEHPELSCRLIDVSPACRDASAVLARELLAVDSEEEVLLTPHGRYVPRMLPAASAALRSAPASPVRAQNEAAVLGFASPGSLRNLEWFALPQRELASDEVEIEPVATGLNFRDVMYAMGLLSDEAVENGFAGATIGMELSGRVTRVGRDVQRFAPGDAVLGFAPASFASHVRSHAEAIAHKPERLTFEEAATVPTTFFTAYYALCELARLRRGERVLVHGAAGGVGIAAIQLARHLGAEVFATAGSREKREFVRLLGADHVFDSRSLAFADEILERTQGAGVDIVLNSLAGEAMVRSIDTLRPFGRFLELGKRDFYENSRIGLRPFRNNISYFGIDADQLMSALPDLTARLFEEVMQLFAGGVLHPLPYRAFPAERVEEAFRHMQQARQIGKILVTYPAGTPSPARATAAAATLQLDPAAAYLIVGGTGGLGFATARWMMSRGARHLTLASRSGTLAPELAEEAARWREEHGVQVHTAACDVTDAAALDMLLATIAARGTPLKGVLHSAMVIDDGLVRNLDDARFAAVLAPKLAGAWNLDRATRSAKLDFFVVYSSATTFLGNPGQSSYVAANSFLEALVGQRRAAGLPGTYMAWGPLDDVGFLARNAETREALQARIGGLSITSAEALAALERAIVEMNAGEAVVRLDWQALSLGMPAARARRYAEMHARGSHEPARQGGAQMRDQILGLPFEDALRLVEETLQAQIARILHMSPEKIETGRSILDMGMDSLMGMELGMAVEESFQVKLSIMTMAEGATVHSLAQRIVESIQTKDDAAKSNGVAAHVAAVAAQHALDVGANALADVADALSAQTEAQTPMQSTATELV; encoded by the coding sequence ATGACCAAACAGATTGCAATTGTGGGGATGGCATGCCGCTTCCCCGGCCATGTTGAGAGCCCCGACGATTTCTGGGCGCTGCTGCGCGACGAAAAAGATGCGGTGACGCAAGTACCGGCTGAACGCTTCGGCACGGAGTTTTATCAGCACCCGTTGAAGCGCGAAGCGGGCAAGAGCTACACGTTCTCAGCCGGCGTGCTCGACGACGTAGCCGGTTTCGACGCGGCTTTCTTCGGCATTTCGCCGCGCGAAGCGCAGCAGATGGATCCGCAGCAACGCCTGTTGCTCGAACTCGCATGGGAGACCTTCGAAGACGCGGGCGTGCGTCCACGCGACATGGAAGGCAGCAATTGCGCGGTTTATGTGGGCGTCGCGAGTCCGGACTACGGCAATCGTTTCGTCGACGACCTGAACGCGGTCGATCCATATTCGGCCACAGGCAACACGCTCAGCATCGCGTCGAACCGCCTGTCGTATCTGTTCGACTTGCGCGGACCGAGCGTTTCGGTGGATACCGCGTGTTCGTCGTCGCTGGTGGCTTTGCATCAGGCGTGTCAGGCACTGCAATCTGGCGACGCCGAAATGGCGCTCGCGGGCGGCGTCAATCTGCTGCTGCATCCGTTCGGCTTCGTGACGTTTTCGAAAGCGTCGATGCTGTCGCCACGCGGACGCTGCCGCGCGTTCGACGCCACCGGCGACGGCTATGTCCGTTCGGAAGGCGGCGCGTTGGTGATGCTTAAAACGCTCGAGCGTGCGTTGGCCGAAGGCGACACGATCCACGCGGTGATCGCCGGTTCCGGCGTCAATTCGGACGGTTACTCGCAAGGCGGCATCAGCGTGCCGGGCGCGGCCACGCAAGCGGCGTTGCTGCGCACGGTCTACAAGCGCGCGGGTGTCGATCCGCGCTCGCTCGCATATGTCGAGGCGCACGGCACGGGCACGGCCGTCGGCGATCCGATCGAAGCGCGCGCGTTGATGGAAGCCGCGTCGGCGGGCCGGCCGGTCGATCGGCCGCTGTTGATCGGCTCGGTGAAAACCAACGTGGGCCACCTCGAAACCGCTTCCGGTATGGCTGGGCTGATGAAGGCGATTCTGTGCCTGAAGCATCGCGCCGTGCCGAAGACACTGCACTTCGAAACGCCCAATCCGGCGATCGATTTTGTTGGTGGACGACTGCGGGTTGTGGATCGCCTGACGCCGCTCGACAGCGGCGCGGAGCCCTTGGTGATCGGCGTGAATTCGTTCGGCTTTGGCGGGACGAACGCGCACGTCGTGTTGCGTGAAGCGCCTGCGCCCGTCGTTACCACACAAGTCGAAAACGGCGTCGCACTGCCGCCGCTGGTGCTGTCGACTCGCACCGCAGCCGCGTTGCCGGCGCTGGCGGCACGCTATCTGTCGATGCTGGACAACGGCACGCCGTGGAGCACGCTCGCGTCGAACGCGGCGCATCGCCGTCAGTGGCTGAAGTATCGTGCGATCGTCGCGCCGTCGACGGAAACCGAAGCGCGTGCGACACTCGCCGCGCTTGCCGCGCCGACGCCGGATCAAACGGAACCGGCACTCGTACAAGGCGACACCCCGGGCGACGATACGCGTCTCGCGCTGGTGTTCTCCGGCAACGGTTCGCAGTGGGCCGGGATGGGCAAGCAATTGTTCGCGCAAGAACCGGTGTTCCGTGCCGCGCTCGACGAACTCGACGCGCTGTGGCGCGCGGACGGCAGTCCGTCGCTGGTCGAGGTGTTGCGCGACGGAGTGAGCGCTGAATGGCTGGAAGCTACCGAGCATGCGCAGCCATTGCTGTTCGCGCTTCAGGTCGGCGTGGTGCGCGTCATCGAAGCGCGCGGCGTCGGCTATGACGTGTGCCTCGGCCACAGCGTCGGCGAGGTCGCCGCGGCATGGGCTGCGGGCGCGTTGACGCTGAAGCAGGCCGTACACGTGATCAAGATCCGCAGTCGCGCTCAGGCAAGCACGCGCGGCATGGGCCGGATGGCCGCGGCCGGTCTCGGCGAAGCCGCGATGCGTGCGCTGATGGCGCAAGTCGGCGTGGACGGCGCGGTGGAAATCGCGGGCGTGAACAGTCCGCAGGCGGTCACGCTGGCCGGCCCGCTTGCCGCGTTGCAGGTTCTCGAAGCTGCGGTGAAGGAAAGCGGCCGTTTTTTCCAGATGCTGGAACTCGACTACGCGTTCCACAGCCGTCAGATGGATCCGATCGAGCCGACCGTGCTTCACGGCCTCGCCGATCTCGTACCGAACGCCGGAGCGTGCAGCTTCGTTTCGACGGTCACCGGCGCGGAACTCGCGGGCACCGCGCTCGATGCTCACTACTGGTGGCGCAATATTCGCGAGCCGGTCCGTTTCGGCGACGCCATCGCGCAGGTCGCCCAGTCCGGCGTGCGTCTGTTCCTCGAAGTCGGCCCGCATTCGATCCTGCGCAGCTACGTCACGCAAACGCTCGACGAGGCCCACGTGAGCGGCCGTTCGCTGGCGACGCTCAAGCGCAATCACGATAGCGCGCAGATGCTGCATCACGCGATCTACGCGGCGCTCGCGAACGGCGCGCGCGTGGATGCCGAACGCTTTGCACCGGCCGGCGCACGCGTGGCGCTGCCGTCCTATCCGTGGCAGCACGAACACTATTGGCTCGGCCCGACCCCCGAGGCGTACAACCTCGTCAATCGCCGCCGCGAACATCCGCTGCTCGGTTACCGTCTGCGCGAACACGCGCTGGCCTGGGAAAATCAGCTTGACCCGGCCGGGTTGCCGATGCTGGCCGATCACGTCGTCGATGACGGCGTGGCGTTCCCGGGCGCGGGCTATGTCGAGATGGCGCTTGCCGCGGCGCGCGAGCATTTCGGCACCGATAGCTGTGCGGTGGAGAACCTCGAAATTCGTCTGCCGGTCGTGTTCCAGCCGCAGCATTCGAAGCTGTTCCGCTTCACAGTCGATGTGCGCACATCAAGCTTTACGATCGAAACGCGCGACCGCATGTCCGACGAAGCGTGGTCGCTCAACGTCACCGGCCGTCTGCTGGCAAGCGGTTGTGCGCTGGCGGCGCAGGCCGGTTCAAGCACGGTGCCTGCGGCGACGCTCGCAGGCCTGCTCGCGCAACCGGCCATGCCGGGCGACACGCTGTATGCGAACACCACCGCGATTGGCTTGAGCTACGGTCCGGCGTTCCAGTGGGTGCGCTCGGTGCATGTCGCCGCCGCCGCTGACATCGCGCTAGCCGAAGTAGAAGTCCCGAGCGTGCTCGCGCAATCCGACGCCGCGCTGAACGCGTATGCGCTTCATCCGGCGTTGATGGACAGCGGCTTTCATCCGCTCTTCGCGTTGCTCGCCGCGCCCGGCCAGGCTGAAGATCCGGCTGAAATCGAACACGCCGCCTACGTGCCCGTGCAGCTCGGCCGTATCGACTATCTGCGCGGTGACGCGATTCGCTATGTGGTCGCGCGGATCGAACGGCGCAGCCCGCATTCGGTCGTCGCATCGTTCGAATTCGCCGACGCGCACGGCGCGATCGTCGCGCGTCTCGGCGCGTGCCGCTTCCGCCGCGTCGACCTGATGGGCCGGCGTCAGCATGCGCCCGCACGTTACGCGTATATCGTCGAAGCGAAGCCGCTTGCCGGCGAACTCGACGCTCGCACGTTGCCGGAACCGGCCGTGTTGCTGGAAGACGCCGTCTCGACGCTGATGACGCAAGAAGACCTGCCGCGCAGACAGTCGCATCTGACGGAAATGCTGCCGCTCCTCGACGTCCTCGCCAGCGCCTACGCGCTGAATGCACTCGACGCATTGAACGTCTTCGCGCAACCGTCGCTGCCGGACTGCGCACATCCCGCGTTGCTCGCGCGCCTCGCACAGATCGCGGTCGAAGACGGCCTCGCACGGCGCGACGACACACGTCTCGTGCGCGACGCCGCGGCCTGCGAAAATCTGCCGGGCATCGACGACTTGTGGCGTGATCTGCTCTCGCAGTCGCCCGCGCACGTAGCTGAACTGACGCTGCTCGCGCATTGCGGCGCAGCGCTGCCTGCCGTGTTGCGCGGCGAAGTGAGCGGTGCGCGGATCCTGCCGCCGTCGCGCAGCAGTCTGGTCGAGCACTTCTTTGAAGCTTCGCCGACGTGGGCGCACGTCAATGCGTTGACCGGCGCATGTCTGCATCGCGTGATCGAAGGATGGAGCGAGCCGCGCCGCTTGCGCGTGCTCGAACTCGATTCGCCGTTGAGCGACGTGCTGCAACCGCTCGCGATCCATGTGCCGGTGTCGCGTTGCGACTACACGATTGCCGGCACGCATGAGCAGTTGAGCGGTTTCGATGCGAGCGAACATCCCGCCATCCGCACCGCGAACATCGAGTTCGGCGATACGCCGCGCCTGTCCGGCATCGAGGCGGGCGAGCGGTATGACGTCGTGGTGGCAAGTCACGTGCTGGCCGCACAGAGCGATCCGCGCGCGCTGCTCGCCGCGCTGCGCGATTGGCTTGCGCCGGGCGCGCTGGTCGTGATTGCCGAGCCGCGCAATAGCCGCTTTGCGGACATCGTGTTCGATCTCGACGCCGATGCCGTTCATGCAAATGCGCGCTGCGCTGCGTGGCTGTCGCCGACGGCGCTGACGAAACATCTCGAAGAAGCCGGATTCGAAAACGTCACGCGGCATACCGAGCAGGGTCTCGATCTCGAAGGCGCACCGACGCTGATCGTCGCGCGTGAGCCGTATGTGCTTGCGACGACCATGAATGAGGCTGAAGCGCAGACCCCGTTAATGCATTGGTCCCTGCTGTACGCGGCACAGTCCGATGCGACTGCGGACGACACCTTGGTCGCCGCACTGCAAGCTGCCGGTCACACCACGTCGAGCAGCACGCTCCAAGCGTTGCGTCACGACATGAGCAAGTTGGCCGCACCGGCGGGGCGCCTGCATCACGTGGTTTTCATCGCGCCGGATCAGGCCTTGCCCGCCAATGCAAACGGCGCAGATGTGATGAGCGCCCAGCAGCAGACCACGCTCGCGCTCGCGCAACTCGTGCGCGATCTCGCGGCGGTGGCCGGCGTGATGCAGCCGCAGTTGTGGATCGTCACGCGCGGTGGCGCGCCGTTCGTCACGCCGTTTGCCGATGCCGCCGCATTGCGCCCGGAACAAGCCGCGATGTGGGGGCTTGGCCGCGTGCTGGCTAACGAACATCCCGAATTGTCGTGCCGTCTGATCGATGTATCGCCGGCTTGCCGCGACGCGAGCGCAGTGCTGGCGCGAGAACTGCTCGCCGTCGACAGCGAAGAAGAAGTATTGCTCACGCCGCACGGCCGCTACGTGCCGCGCATGTTGCCCGCGGCGAGCGCGGCACTGCGCAGCGCACCGGCTTCTCCGGTACGTGCGCAGAACGAGGCAGCGGTGCTTGGTTTTGCGTCGCCGGGTTCGTTGCGCAACCTCGAATGGTTCGCGCTGCCGCAGCGGGAGCTCGCTTCTGACGAAGTGGAAATCGAGCCGGTCGCGACCGGCCTGAATTTCCGCGACGTGATGTACGCGATGGGCTTGCTGTCGGATGAAGCCGTCGAAAACGGCTTTGCCGGCGCGACGATCGGCATGGAACTGTCCGGGCGCGTGACGCGCGTGGGTCGCGACGTGCAGCGTTTTGCGCCGGGCGATGCGGTGCTCGGTTTCGCGCCGGCATCGTTCGCGAGCCATGTGCGGAGCCACGCGGAGGCGATCGCTCATAAGCCCGAACGTCTCACGTTCGAAGAAGCGGCCACCGTGCCGACCACATTCTTTACCGCGTACTACGCGCTGTGCGAGCTGGCGCGTCTGCGTCGCGGCGAGCGGGTGCTGGTGCACGGCGCGGCCGGCGGCGTCGGGATCGCGGCGATCCAGCTCGCGCGCCACCTGGGCGCGGAAGTCTTCGCGACGGCCGGTAGCCGCGAGAAACGCGAATTCGTGCGCCTGCTCGGCGCCGACCACGTGTTCGATTCGCGCAGCCTGGCGTTCGCCGATGAGATTCTGGAGCGCACCCAGGGCGCGGGTGTCGACATCGTGCTCAACTCGCTGGCTGGCGAAGCGATGGTGCGCAGCATCGACACGCTGCGTCCGTTCGGCCGGTTCCTCGAACTCGGCAAACGCGACTTCTACGAAAACAGCCGCATCGGGCTGCGCCCGTTCCGGAACAACATCAGCTATTTCGGCATCGATGCCGATCAATTGATGAGCGCGCTGCCGGACTTGACGGCGCGTCTTTTCGAAGAGGTCATGCAACTGTTCGCGGGCGGCGTGCTTCATCCGTTGCCGTATCGCGCGTTCCCGGCCGAGCGGGTCGAGGAAGCGTTCCGTCACATGCAGCAGGCGCGCCAGATCGGCAAGATCCTCGTGACGTATCCGGCCGGCACGCCGAGTCCGGCACGCGCGACGGCTGCTGCCGCAACGCTGCAACTCGATCCGGCGGCGGCGTATCTGATCGTCGGCGGCACGGGTGGGCTCGGCTTCGCGACCGCGCGCTGGATGATGTCGCGCGGCGCACGTCATCTGACGCTCGCGAGCCGTTCGGGCACGCTCGCGCCGGAACTCGCCGAAGAAGCCGCGCGTTGGCGCGAAGAGCACGGCGTGCAGGTGCACACCGCGGCATGCGACGTCACCGATGCAGCCGCGCTCGACATGCTGCTGGCAACGATCGCCGCACGCGGCACGCCGCTCAAGGGCGTCCTGCATTCGGCGATGGTGATCGACGACGGCCTCGTGCGCAATCTCGACGACGCGCGTTTCGCCGCCGTGCTCGCGCCGAAACTGGCCGGCGCATGGAATCTGGACCGCGCTACGCGCAGCGCGAAACTCGACTTCTTCGTGGTCTATTCGTCGGCGACGACCTTCCTCGGCAATCCGGGGCAGTCCAGCTACGTGGCGGCGAACAGCTTCCTCGAGGCGCTGGTCGGGCAGCGTCGTGCCGCCGGTTTGCCGGGCACTTACATGGCATGGGGTCCGTTGGACGACGTCGGCTTCCTCGCGCGCAATGCCGAAACGCGTGAAGCGCTGCAAGCGCGCATTGGCGGGCTGTCGATCACGTCGGCCGAAGCGCTCGCGGCGCTGGAGCGCGCGATCGTCGAGATGAATGCGGGCGAGGCCGTGGTGCGGCTCGACTGGCAGGCGTTGTCGCTCGGCATGCCGGCGGCGCGTGCGCGCCGCTACGCAGAAATGCATGCGCGCGGCAGCCACGAACCGGCGCGTCAGGGCGGCGCGCAGATGCGCGACCAGATTCTCGGCCTGCCGTTCGAGGACGCGTTGCGCCTCGTCGAAGAGACCTTGCAGGCGCAGATCGCGCGCATCCTGCATATGTCGCCGGAAAAAATCGAAACCGGCCGTTCGATCCTCGACATGGGGATGGATTCGCTGATGGGCATGGAACTCGGGATGGCGGTCGAAGAGAGCTTCCAGGTCAAGCTGTCGATCATGACGATGGCCGAAGGCGCGACGGTGCATTCGCTCGCGCAACGGATCGTCGAGTCGATTCAGACGAAGGATGACGCGGCGAAGTCGAACGGTGTCGCGGCGCACGTCGCGGCGGTCGCCGCGCAACACGCGCTCGATGTCGGCGCGAACGCGCTGGCCGATGTCGCCGATGCGCTGTCAGCGCAAACGGAAGCGCAGACGCCAATGCAATCCACTGCAACGGAGCTTGTTTGA